In the genome of Cellvibrio sp. KY-YJ-3, one region contains:
- a CDS encoding aminotransferase class I/II-fold pyridoxal phosphate-dependent enzyme — protein MQLDNASVAQLREWESQLTEQYQAILAKKLNLDLTRGKPSAEQLNLSDAMDGLLNGNYIAADGTDTRNYGGLDGLPEAKQLGAHIMDVDAANVLVGGNSSLTLMFQVMLTAYQFGLKDAASAWKNEGEVKFLCPVPGYDRHYTVCDQLGIKMINVPMTSTGPDMDVVESLIKADKSIKGMWCVPKYSNPTGVVYSDETVERIAKLGQIASANFRVFWDNAYSVHDLTPNAPKLASILEATRRNGTEDSVVQFASTSKITHAGSGVAFVAASAANLAGFKKFLNSCTIGPDKVNQIRHTRFLPTKDALMAHMGKHAELLNPRFDAVLTALGKAFDGTDLGAWEKPVGGYFVSFDTRKGCAKETVRLAAEAGVKLTPAGATYPYGKDPEDRNIRIAPSVPTVPEVVGAMEVFVTCVKLASVKQQLANLG, from the coding sequence TTGCAACTGGACAACGCATCTGTCGCGCAATTGCGCGAATGGGAAAGCCAACTGACCGAACAATATCAGGCTATTCTCGCTAAAAAACTGAATCTGGATTTAACCCGCGGCAAGCCTTCTGCCGAACAATTAAATCTGTCTGATGCAATGGATGGTTTGTTAAACGGTAACTACATTGCCGCCGATGGCACAGACACGCGCAACTATGGCGGCCTCGACGGTTTGCCCGAAGCCAAACAACTGGGCGCACATATTATGGATGTAGACGCCGCCAACGTACTGGTCGGTGGCAATTCCAGCCTGACCCTGATGTTTCAGGTGATGCTCACGGCTTATCAATTTGGCTTGAAGGATGCCGCCAGCGCTTGGAAAAACGAAGGTGAAGTGAAGTTCCTGTGCCCGGTTCCCGGTTATGACCGCCACTACACTGTATGCGACCAACTCGGCATCAAAATGATCAACGTTCCCATGACTTCCACCGGCCCCGACATGGACGTGGTTGAGTCATTAATCAAAGCCGATAAATCCATCAAAGGTATGTGGTGTGTACCCAAGTACTCCAACCCTACCGGCGTGGTGTATAGCGATGAAACCGTTGAGCGCATCGCCAAACTTGGCCAAATCGCCAGCGCAAACTTCCGTGTATTCTGGGATAACGCCTATTCAGTTCACGACCTGACGCCCAATGCGCCCAAACTGGCTAGCATCCTGGAAGCAACTCGTCGCAATGGCACAGAAGACTCCGTGGTGCAATTCGCTTCAACCTCAAAAATTACCCATGCTGGTTCAGGTGTTGCTTTTGTCGCTGCCAGCGCTGCCAACCTTGCAGGTTTCAAGAAGTTCCTGAACAGCTGCACTATCGGCCCGGATAAAGTAAACCAAATCCGCCACACCCGCTTCCTGCCCACTAAAGACGCGCTGATGGCCCATATGGGCAAACACGCTGAACTGCTCAACCCTCGTTTTGACGCGGTATTGACTGCATTGGGCAAAGCGTTTGACGGTACAGATTTAGGTGCGTGGGAAAAACCCGTCGGCGGCTACTTTGTATCCTTTGATACACGCAAAGGCTGCGCGAAAGAAACCGTGCGTCTGGCCGCTGAAGCCGGTGTGAAGTTAACACCCGCGGGCGCAACCTACCCCTACGGTAAAGATCCGGAAGATCGCAATATTCGTATCGCTCCTTCCGTTCCCACCGTACCGGAAGTGGTTGGCGCGATGGAGGTATTTGTGACCTGCGTGAAACTGGCCTCCGTTAAACAACAATTAGCAAACCTTGGTTAA
- a CDS encoding M48 family metallopeptidase translates to MNFFEHQDRARRKTKQLVLLLGLAVVALIAITTFAAAALVYLSGNAEPQAYEHTHTFWSGTLHALSVQSFLWIALAVTSVVFLGSLFRFMQLGSGGRAIAEAMGGRLLLGQTTDPDERKILNVVEEMAIASGTPVPPVYLMEDDAINAFAAGYRPQDAVIGITRGCIHQLSRDELQGVIAHEFSHIFHGDMRLNMRLVALLYGILVIGLIGEFLLRSSRASSLVRSSRDKSPGGIMLIGLGLLIIGYTGTFFGNLIKAAVSRQREFLADASAVQFTRNPDGIAGALKKIGASSEGSTLHNEHAAEFSHMYFSQGVRLFFNMMATHPPLDERIKRIQPRWNGQLKTALHGANTNTNKGSKTFGDETAGFAQVASPNTASMTINSGASSTLVDVVDITGGIDINTTLQQIAQPTTAQLSYAQTCLNQIAPELKTASQDAFSARGIIFGLLLDAHAEQRNRQLALLSEHLTTSELQTINPIIHASAQAAIHLRLPLIELSITALKQLSEAQQQDFLSCLNVLIQADQKVSLMEWAMYRIVLHNIRREQQPLRTRSLLEMHEDCQLLMSLLAYTGARHQTEAENAFAQASSALPFKQFTLLARTSIKLDVMDAALERLNQLKPLQKPQLLKAMSLCVMHDGKLHTAEAELFRALADGLDCPIPPQLQALPITTR, encoded by the coding sequence ATGAATTTTTTTGAACATCAGGATCGCGCGCGGCGCAAAACCAAACAGCTAGTGCTATTGCTGGGACTGGCAGTTGTTGCACTCATTGCTATTACTACTTTCGCCGCGGCCGCGCTGGTTTATCTCTCGGGCAATGCTGAACCTCAAGCCTATGAGCACACACACACTTTTTGGAGCGGTACACTCCATGCATTGAGTGTGCAATCATTTTTATGGATCGCCCTTGCAGTAACCAGCGTTGTGTTTCTCGGTAGCCTATTTCGCTTTATGCAGCTGGGTTCTGGCGGCAGAGCTATTGCCGAAGCCATGGGCGGGCGCTTATTGCTCGGCCAAACCACTGATCCGGATGAGCGCAAAATCCTGAATGTGGTGGAAGAAATGGCCATCGCCTCCGGCACTCCGGTACCGCCGGTCTATTTAATGGAAGATGATGCGATTAACGCATTTGCCGCGGGTTATCGCCCGCAAGACGCAGTGATTGGCATTACCCGCGGCTGCATTCATCAACTGTCACGCGATGAACTACAAGGTGTAATCGCCCACGAATTCAGCCATATTTTTCACGGTGATATGCGTTTGAATATGCGTTTGGTTGCATTGCTCTACGGTATTCTGGTGATTGGTTTAATCGGTGAATTTTTGCTGCGCAGCAGTCGCGCCTCCAGCCTGGTTCGCTCAAGTCGCGACAAATCTCCGGGCGGCATAATGCTGATTGGGCTCGGCTTATTAATTATCGGTTATACCGGCACTTTTTTTGGCAACCTGATCAAAGCCGCCGTCAGCCGTCAGCGTGAATTTTTAGCCGATGCTTCCGCCGTACAATTTACTCGCAACCCCGATGGCATTGCCGGTGCGTTGAAAAAAATTGGGGCCAGTAGCGAGGGCTCCACCCTGCACAATGAGCATGCCGCTGAATTTAGCCACATGTATTTCAGCCAAGGTGTGCGACTTTTTTTTAATATGATGGCGACACATCCACCACTGGATGAACGCATCAAACGCATTCAACCGCGCTGGAATGGACAACTCAAAACCGCGCTTCACGGCGCAAATACGAACACTAATAAAGGAAGCAAGACTTTTGGTGATGAGACCGCCGGTTTTGCCCAAGTAGCCTCACCCAACACCGCATCAATGACTATTAATAGTGGCGCGTCCTCCACTCTTGTCGATGTTGTTGATATAACAGGCGGTATTGACATTAATACTACCCTGCAACAAATCGCCCAGCCGACCACCGCGCAATTAAGTTATGCACAAACCTGTTTGAATCAAATCGCCCCGGAATTAAAAACGGCGAGCCAGGATGCATTTAGTGCACGCGGAATAATATTTGGTTTACTACTTGATGCTCACGCCGAACAGCGTAATCGCCAATTGGCATTGCTGAGCGAACATCTCACCACCAGCGAGTTGCAAACCATCAATCCAATTATTCATGCCAGCGCCCAGGCTGCAATACACTTGCGTTTACCGCTTATCGAACTGAGCATAACGGCACTGAAACAATTGTCGGAAGCACAGCAACAAGACTTCCTGAGCTGTTTGAATGTGTTAATTCAAGCCGACCAAAAAGTGAGCCTGATGGAATGGGCGATGTATCGCATAGTGCTGCACAACATTCGTCGCGAACAACAGCCCTTGCGTACACGTTCACTGCTAGAAATGCATGAAGACTGCCAACTGTTAATGTCGCTACTTGCCTATACCGGTGCACGTCATCAGACGGAAGCAGAAAATGCGTTTGCCCAAGCCAGCAGCGCATTGCCGTTTAAACAATTCACCTTGTTGGCCCGCACCAGTATAAAACTTGATGTAATGGATGCGGCACTGGAACGATTGAATCAACTAAAACCACTACAAAAGCCACAACTGCTTAAAGCCATGAGCCTCTGTGTAATGCATGACGGTAAATTACACACCGCTGAAGCCGAATTATTTCGCGCGCTGGCGGATGGACTGGACTGCCCGATTCCTCCCCAACTACAAGCCCTGCCCATTACTACTCGCTAA
- a CDS encoding LemA family protein, with amino-acid sequence MTTVIILVVIAVLVFYTIGIYNKLVTLKNRFENGFSQIAVQLKRRYDLIPNLVETAKAYITHERETLEAVVKARNQAMQGLQAASANPGSHTAIAELASAEGMLGAAMSRLNVVMEAYPDLKASQNMLQVSEELTSTENKIAFARQAFNDAVTEYNTYKQTFPPVIFAKSFGHSENATLLEFEDHAEIQAAPKVQF; translated from the coding sequence ATGACCACCGTAATTATTCTTGTTGTGATCGCCGTGTTGGTGTTCTACACGATTGGTATTTACAACAAACTGGTGACGCTGAAAAACCGCTTTGAAAATGGCTTTTCACAAATTGCCGTGCAACTGAAACGTCGCTACGACCTGATTCCCAATTTGGTAGAAACCGCCAAAGCCTACATCACCCATGAGCGCGAAACGCTGGAAGCTGTAGTGAAAGCGCGCAATCAGGCCATGCAAGGTTTACAAGCCGCGAGTGCAAACCCCGGCAGCCACACTGCAATTGCTGAATTGGCAAGTGCCGAAGGTATGCTCGGTGCAGCAATGTCGCGCTTGAATGTCGTGATGGAAGCTTACCCGGATTTAAAAGCCTCACAAAATATGCTGCAAGTTTCCGAGGAACTCACCAGCACCGAAAATAAAATCGCCTTTGCGCGTCAGGCATTTAATGATGCCGTTACCGAATACAACACCTACAAACAAACCTTCCCTCCCGTTATTTTTGCCAAGAGTTTTGGCCACAGTGAAAACGCGACGCTGCTCGAGTTTGAAGACCACGCTGAAATTCAAGCGGCTCCCAAGGTGCAATTCTAA
- a CDS encoding BON domain-containing protein → MLFNRATRSGFLSLLLVLITLFCLSGCAKIIQVTTSEPIQISTNKRTLGTRINDSQLETFARVNLNKASKELEDSRIHIDSFNGVILLTGQVPNETLRQLAGATVGQINTVRQLHNELMVSERTRLPAHTKDAWITTKLKTKLIASNIQSNRIRIITESQSVYLMGLVSRHEADRVTEMARTTNGVKQVVKVFEYID, encoded by the coding sequence ATGTTATTTAATCGCGCAACCCGCTCCGGTTTTTTATCGCTGCTGCTGGTGTTGATCACACTGTTTTGCCTCAGTGGTTGCGCCAAGATTATTCAGGTCACCACCAGTGAACCCATTCAAATCAGTACCAATAAACGCACACTCGGTACACGTATTAATGATAGCCAATTGGAAACCTTTGCGCGCGTCAACCTCAACAAAGCCAGCAAAGAGCTGGAAGATTCACGTATTCATATCGATAGTTTCAACGGTGTCATTCTGCTTACCGGACAAGTACCCAACGAAACGCTGCGACAATTGGCAGGCGCCACTGTTGGCCAAATTAATACCGTGCGCCAGTTGCATAACGAACTGATGGTAAGCGAACGCACCCGATTGCCCGCACACACAAAAGATGCCTGGATTACCACTAAATTAAAAACCAAACTCATTGCCAGTAATATTCAAAGCAATCGCATTCGGATTATTACTGAATCCCAAAGCGTGTATTTAATGGGGTTGGTATCGCGCCACGAAGCAGATCGTGTTACCGAAATGGCGCGCACCACCAACGGTGTTAAACAAGTTGTGAAAGTATTTGAATATATCGATTAA
- a CDS encoding SIS domain-containing protein produces MDQRVITLFHESIEAKMHAGEQLAPLIAHASQVIVHALLNEKKVLTCGNGISAAQAQIFTSCLINRFEQERPSLPAFNIGADFTTQTAIGSDSNFNDIYAKQIRALGHPGDVLVLLTSTGKASNLLQAISAAHDKEMQVIALTAGDGGDVAALLDQHDIELRVPSVAKPRIHEVHLLSLFCLCDLIDQQLFGGF; encoded by the coding sequence ATGGATCAACGTGTCATCACCCTGTTTCACGAAAGTATCGAAGCCAAAATGCATGCGGGTGAACAACTCGCCCCACTAATTGCCCATGCCAGCCAAGTGATAGTGCACGCCTTGCTCAATGAGAAAAAAGTACTAACCTGCGGCAATGGTATTTCCGCGGCGCAAGCGCAAATCTTTACCTCCTGCCTGATTAATCGCTTTGAACAAGAGCGGCCAAGTTTGCCAGCATTTAATATCGGGGCAGATTTCACCACCCAAACTGCGATTGGCAGCGACAGTAACTTCAATGACATCTATGCCAAACAAATTCGCGCTCTCGGCCACCCCGGCGATGTGCTGGTGCTGCTCACCAGCACCGGCAAAGCCAGCAATTTATTGCAAGCCATCAGCGCCGCGCACGATAAAGAGATGCAAGTGATTGCGCTCACCGCAGGCGATGGCGGGGATGTGGCGGCGTTATTGGATCAGCATGATATTGAACTTCGCGTGCCGTCTGTGGCCAAACCCCGTATTCACGAGGTGCACCTGCTCAGTTTATTCTGCTTGTGTGACCTGATTGACCAACAATTGTTTGGAGGATTCTAA
- a CDS encoding YraN family protein has product MHGNKDAAPPNQNTTPPTNTIAIGAAAEAQAEAFLIQQGLVTRTRNYRCKLGEIDLIMLHKKAGDSAADATLVFVEVRLRTNKRFAPALETVDYRKQQKIIKTAMRFLQEQKLYDKVRCRFDVIALDQTGTAPPIQWIQNAFGT; this is encoded by the coding sequence ATGCACGGCAACAAGGACGCGGCACCCCCAAATCAGAATACAACACCGCCAACAAACACTATTGCCATAGGCGCGGCCGCTGAAGCACAAGCAGAGGCGTTTTTAATTCAACAAGGACTGGTGACGCGCACGCGCAATTACCGCTGCAAGCTGGGTGAAATCGATTTAATTATGCTGCATAAAAAAGCGGGCGACAGCGCAGCGGATGCCACGCTGGTATTTGTGGAAGTGCGCCTGCGGACAAACAAACGTTTTGCCCCGGCACTGGAGACGGTTGATTATCGCAAACAGCAAAAAATCATCAAAACTGCCATGCGTTTTCTGCAGGAGCAAAAACTCTACGATAAAGTTCGCTGTCGTTTTGATGTGATAGCATTAGACCAAACCGGCACTGCACCACCCATTCAATGGATTCAAAACGCGTTTGGCACCTGA
- a CDS encoding penicillin-binding protein activator, producing MPKRLFVRSFSHQVAISKLLVPVLTAALLGLSGCSSTPTQTTSKPTTQTQPAQLSASKLLQMANQAQSPERESLVLQAAQVYIASGKYNRARNLLVDMNTDNLPDQAYIKHTDLLSAVALQEGSNFLAHGILTKPRLEQQWQAMEPAMEISLRDKRAQVFALLGEPQNSVSERIQIAALSSDKKLLQANQDALWQSLMSIPFTELQQLSLSGMSDTARGWYSLAAINKNNQIDLEQQREQLQVWLRDWRQHPAHNNLPSDLKLLQSLIEQQPKQIALLLPMQGKLAEAGEAVRDGFFAAYFQAVSNRRHTPEVRQYDSSGDVIAAYQQAIAEGADLVIGPIDKEKVTELSLMPSLDVPVLSLNYPDTPPAQPLKGFYQFGLAVEDEARQVARQAFLEGHRQAMVIIPSQEWSERSARAFANEWEKLGGVVVNRSQFQSGANYSKLVKDAMQIESSLVRNREMQELLGIPLQTSPRSRSDVDMIFLIADPAQGRQIKPTFAFHYAGNIPVYATSQIYSGQPNPRADRDLNGVRFNTMPWLFDTSSPEKQSVAQHTKSAAVYGRLHALGADAFRLYARLPQLEQVPDMRIFGATGALHMLEDGRIEREQIWVRFRNGEAQPLPMVINQNELQY from the coding sequence ATGCCGAAACGGCTATTTGTGCGCAGTTTTTCCCATCAGGTTGCCATTTCCAAACTGCTGGTGCCCGTATTAACTGCCGCGCTGCTGGGATTGAGCGGTTGTAGCAGCACCCCCACGCAAACCACGAGCAAGCCCACCACCCAAACACAACCGGCACAACTCAGCGCAAGCAAGTTGTTGCAAATGGCCAATCAGGCGCAGTCGCCCGAGCGTGAAAGTTTGGTGCTGCAGGCAGCGCAAGTGTATATCGCGAGCGGCAAATACAATCGTGCACGCAATTTGTTAGTCGATATGAACACGGACAATTTGCCCGACCAAGCCTATATCAAACATACGGATTTGCTCAGCGCCGTAGCCTTGCAGGAAGGCTCGAATTTTCTGGCGCACGGCATTCTAACCAAGCCGCGCTTGGAACAACAATGGCAAGCCATGGAGCCTGCCATGGAAATATCCCTGCGCGATAAGCGTGCGCAAGTGTTTGCGCTGTTGGGTGAGCCACAAAATAGCGTGAGTGAACGCATTCAAATTGCGGCATTGAGCAGCGATAAAAAATTATTGCAGGCAAATCAGGATGCTCTCTGGCAGAGCTTGATGAGCATTCCATTTACCGAGCTGCAGCAATTGTCGTTGAGTGGCATGAGCGATACCGCACGCGGCTGGTACAGCTTGGCGGCAATCAACAAAAATAACCAAATCGATCTCGAACAGCAACGTGAGCAATTACAAGTGTGGCTGCGCGATTGGCGTCAACATCCCGCCCATAACAATTTGCCTAGCGATTTAAAATTGCTGCAAAGTTTAATTGAACAGCAACCCAAACAAATTGCATTGCTATTACCAATGCAAGGCAAACTAGCCGAGGCAGGCGAAGCAGTGCGCGATGGTTTTTTTGCCGCCTACTTCCAAGCGGTAAGCAATCGTCGCCACACACCGGAAGTGCGCCAATATGACAGCAGTGGCGATGTCATCGCGGCTTATCAACAAGCCATTGCCGAGGGCGCGGATTTGGTAATTGGCCCCATCGACAAAGAAAAAGTAACCGAACTGAGTTTGATGCCCTCGCTGGACGTGCCGGTGCTCTCGCTCAACTACCCGGACACGCCGCCCGCACAACCGCTAAAGGGTTTTTACCAATTTGGTTTGGCCGTAGAGGATGAAGCGCGTCAAGTCGCCCGTCAGGCATTTTTGGAAGGGCATCGCCAGGCGATGGTAATTATTCCCTCACAAGAATGGAGCGAACGCAGCGCGCGCGCTTTTGCCAATGAGTGGGAAAAACTCGGCGGTGTAGTGGTGAATCGCAGCCAATTCCAAAGCGGCGCCAACTATTCCAAGTTGGTGAAAGATGCGATGCAAATTGAAAGCAGTTTGGTGCGCAATCGCGAAATGCAGGAATTGCTCGGTATACCGCTGCAAACCTCACCGCGCAGCCGCAGCGATGTGGATATGATTTTTTTGATTGCCGACCCGGCGCAAGGTCGCCAGATCAAACCGACATTTGCATTTCACTACGCAGGCAATATTCCGGTCTATGCCACCAGCCAAATTTATTCCGGTCAACCAAACCCCAGAGCCGACCGCGATTTAAACGGCGTGCGCTTTAACACCATGCCCTGGCTATTTGATACCAGCAGCCCGGAAAAACAATCCGTTGCCCAACACACTAAATCCGCTGCAGTCTATGGCCGCTTGCATGCATTGGGAGCAGACGCCTTCCGTTTGTACGCACGCCTGCCGCAACTGGAACAAGTTCCGGACATGCGTATTTTTGGCGCGACCGGCGCGTTGCATATGTTGGAAGATGGTCGCATCGAACGCGAGCAAATCTGGGTGAGATTCCGCAATGGCGAAGCGCAACCGCTACCGATGGTGATTAACCAAAACGAGCTGCAATATTAA
- the rsmI gene encoding 16S rRNA (cytidine(1402)-2'-O)-methyltransferase: MTTPAPNPGTLYVVATPIGNLGDMVPRAVETLQTVALIAAEDTRHSSRLLSRFDIKTPCVAYHDHSDEQRTEQLIARMHAGDSIALISDAGTPLVSDPGYRLVRSARQAGIQVVPIPGACAMIAALSAAGLPSDRFAFEGFLPAKQVARCTQLQNLATDPRTLIFYEAPHRILETLQDMAQVFGPEREVVMARELTKTFETIKGDKVADLAAWVAADSNQQRGEIVLLVHGAPKPENEAMTPAQMHTMKVLLEELPVKQAASIGAKLTGLKKNFLYDWALQQGE; encoded by the coding sequence ATGACAACTCCCGCTCCCAACCCAGGCACCCTTTATGTTGTGGCGACCCCGATTGGCAATTTGGGCGATATGGTACCGCGAGCGGTGGAAACACTACAAACAGTAGCGTTGATTGCCGCCGAGGATACGCGCCACAGTTCACGTTTACTGTCCCGTTTCGACATTAAAACCCCCTGCGTCGCCTACCACGATCACAGCGATGAACAGCGCACCGAACAACTCATCGCCCGCATGCACGCCGGTGATTCCATCGCACTCATTTCCGACGCGGGCACCCCATTGGTTTCAGACCCCGGCTACCGTTTGGTGCGCAGCGCCCGCCAAGCTGGAATTCAGGTGGTACCCATCCCCGGCGCCTGCGCCATGATCGCCGCCCTCAGCGCCGCCGGTTTACCCTCGGATCGCTTCGCCTTTGAAGGTTTCCTGCCCGCCAAACAAGTCGCCCGCTGCACCCAACTACAAAACCTGGCCACCGACCCGCGCACCCTTATTTTCTACGAAGCCCCGCATCGCATTCTGGAAACCCTGCAAGACATGGCACAAGTCTTCGGCCCAGAACGCGAAGTGGTGATGGCCCGCGAACTCACCAAAACCTTTGAAACCATCAAAGGCGATAAGGTCGCCGACCTCGCCGCCTGGGTAGCAGCAGACTCCAACCAACAACGCGGCGAAATCGTCCTCCTAGTCCACGGCGCCCCCAAACCCGAAAACGAAGCCATGACCCCCGCCCAAATGCACACCATGAAAGTGCTTCTAGAAGAACTCCCCGTAAAACAAGCCGCCAGCATCGGCGCAAAACTCACTGGGCTGAAAAAGAATTTTTTATACGACTGGGCGTTGCAGCAGGGGGAATAA
- a CDS encoding VOC family protein — protein MFKVNKTQHVLAVNDLDSAENYFMEKLGFTLETRIGGWSFLYLDSFYLMVGDCKGEKTARETNNHSYFAYVNCEGIDELYEQYLKRGVKFNQHISNKPWGLREFGVETPEGHRIMFGEKIKE, from the coding sequence ATGTTCAAAGTAAATAAAACCCAACATGTTTTAGCTGTGAATGATCTTGATTCAGCTGAAAATTATTTTATGGAAAAGTTAGGTTTTACACTTGAAACTCGGATCGGTGGCTGGTCATTTTTATACTTGGATAGCTTCTATCTTATGGTAGGTGATTGCAAAGGTGAAAAAACTGCAAGAGAAACAAACAATCATTCTTATTTTGCATACGTAAATTGTGAGGGTATTGACGAACTATATGAGCAATATCTAAAACGCGGAGTGAAATTTAACCAGCACATATCAAACAAGCCTTGGGGTTTAAGAGAGTTCGGGGTTGAAACTCCCGAAGGGCACAGAATAATGTTTGGAGAAAAAATTAAGGAATGA
- a CDS encoding DUF2214 family protein gives MINALVAYVHFLAAFTLVFSIIFEWFTYSRHLTLIEAKRLQTIDIVYGVSAAVVLVFGFLRIQYFEKGSEFYFQNPFYKIKLYTFLVVGILSIYPTVKFFKWGKVTKLGVAPTFKEEEFKIIKWILRAEVAGLLIIILSASFMAKGIGY, from the coding sequence GTGATAAATGCGTTAGTGGCATATGTTCATTTTTTGGCTGCCTTTACCTTGGTCTTTTCGATTATTTTTGAGTGGTTCACCTATAGTAGACACCTCACTTTAATAGAGGCAAAAAGGCTGCAAACCATAGATATTGTTTATGGCGTGTCTGCTGCTGTCGTTTTAGTGTTTGGTTTTCTTCGTATACAGTATTTTGAAAAAGGCAGCGAATTCTATTTTCAGAATCCATTCTACAAAATTAAATTATATACTTTTCTCGTGGTCGGTATTTTATCAATTTACCCAACTGTTAAATTTTTCAAGTGGGGAAAAGTAACCAAATTAGGAGTGGCGCCAACATTCAAGGAAGAGGAATTTAAAATAATAAAATGGATCTTAAGAGCGGAGGTTGCAGGGTTGCTAATCATAATTTTATCTGCTTCCTTTATGGCTAAAGGTATCGGTTATTGA
- a CDS encoding nucleotidyltransferase family protein: MATITELIKADAMRMEILNVVESLKLPDCFVAAGFVRNLVWDYLHGVENSSLNDVDVIFFDRNERICEASIEQTLVSLLPNVNWQVKNQAVMHLRNGDMPYSNSTDAMAYWPEKETAVGIRIGDDGELETSAPFGEENLFLGAITHNPKREKSVFLNRIESKGWLKTWPQLKVVTC, encoded by the coding sequence GTGGCTACCATTACTGAATTGATAAAAGCAGATGCTATGCGAATGGAAATTCTTAATGTGGTGGAATCCTTAAAATTACCAGACTGTTTTGTTGCGGCGGGTTTTGTGAGAAACCTTGTATGGGATTATCTGCATGGAGTAGAAAACTCTTCGTTGAATGATGTCGATGTAATTTTTTTTGATCGGAATGAACGCATCTGCGAGGCTTCGATAGAGCAAACATTGGTTTCATTGTTGCCAAATGTTAATTGGCAGGTGAAAAATCAAGCCGTTATGCATTTGCGTAATGGGGACATGCCTTATTCAAATAGCACTGATGCAATGGCTTACTGGCCAGAAAAAGAAACTGCTGTTGGTATAAGAATTGGTGATGATGGTGAGCTGGAAACATCGGCGCCTTTTGGTGAGGAAAACCTGTTTCTGGGGGCTATTACACACAACCCCAAGCGGGAAAAGTCTGTGTTTTTAAATAGAATTGAATCTAAAGGCTGGTTGAAAACATGGCCTCAACTCAAGGTTGTTACCTGCTGA
- a CDS encoding response regulator transcription factor: MHILIIEDNPDIIANLYGYLEPLGYTLDVARNGIAGVSCATGAFHDAIVLDLSLPGMDGVEVCRTLRQEYRLATPILMLTARDTVHDKVTGFEVGADDYLVKPYSLPELDARLKALIRRARNEQVQSVLTFGDLRLDASTGQATRAGQPLDLTPTGYKILVALLRVAPGLITRQTLEREVWGDSPPDSDALRTHIHTLRQVLDKPFPQPMLRTLPGTGYRLVMPDEA; this comes from the coding sequence ATGCACATACTGATCATTGAGGACAACCCGGATATCATCGCGAACCTGTATGGGTATTTAGAACCGCTTGGCTATACGCTCGATGTCGCTCGCAATGGTATTGCCGGTGTCTCCTGTGCGACAGGTGCATTTCATGATGCGATCGTTTTGGATCTGTCATTGCCGGGCATGGATGGGGTGGAGGTATGCCGGACGCTGCGGCAAGAATATCGCTTGGCGACACCGATCCTGATGTTGACGGCGCGTGACACGGTGCATGACAAAGTCACAGGGTTTGAAGTTGGCGCTGATGATTATCTTGTCAAACCTTATTCCCTTCCCGAACTGGATGCGCGCCTGAAGGCATTGATTCGCCGCGCGCGCAACGAGCAAGTTCAGTCAGTGTTGACCTTCGGCGACCTGCGTCTGGATGCAAGTACCGGCCAGGCAACACGCGCCGGGCAACCACTCGATCTCACTCCCACCGGTTACAAAATACTTGTCGCGCTGCTGCGTGTTGCGCCGGGCTTAATAACGCGGCAAACGCTTGAACGTGAGGTGTGGGGTGATAGCCCACCGGATAGCGATGCCTTACGCACCCATATCCATACATTACGTCAGGTACTCGATAAACCCTTTCCCCAGCCTATGTTGCGAACGCTGCCGGGTACGGGTTACCGGCTGGTGATGCCCGATGAAGCCTAG